A DNA window from Paenibacillus sp. HWE-109 contains the following coding sequences:
- a CDS encoding cupin domain-containing protein, translating to MVSTSPEYWISKLELIAHPEGGYYKRSYQAEETVTDKELSVQFDGQRLLYTSIYFLLQSHDVSHFHRLKSDELWYFHAGSPLTIHVIHENGSYEEVKLGMNLDKGESLQYLVPKNSIFGSSVMEKDTFSLVGCMVAPGFDFQDFELFTQDELLAQYPQHQEIIKRLAYELIPV from the coding sequence ATGGTATCAACAAGTCCTGAATACTGGATTTCCAAACTTGAATTAATCGCTCATCCCGAAGGCGGTTATTATAAAAGATCGTATCAAGCCGAGGAAACCGTTACTGACAAGGAATTATCTGTTCAATTTGATGGTCAACGCTTGCTGTATACAAGCATTTATTTCCTCTTGCAGTCCCATGATGTTTCGCACTTTCACCGCTTGAAATCCGATGAATTATGGTACTTTCATGCTGGAAGCCCATTGACCATTCACGTGATCCACGAAAATGGCAGCTATGAGGAAGTCAAGCTGGGCATGAATTTGGACAAAGGGGAATCGCTGCAATATTTGGTTCCCAAGAATTCCATCTTTGGTTCCTCTGTTATGGAAAAGGACACGTTCTCCCTGGTTGGCTGTATGGTTGCTCCTGGATTTGATTTTCAAGATTTTGAGTTGTTCACGCAAGATGAGCTTTTGGCGCAGTATCCTCAGCACCAGGAGATTATTAAACGATTAGCTTACGAGCTGATTCCAGTTTAA
- a CDS encoding response regulator transcription factor, whose amino-acid sequence MMTVVVVEDEPIVRMGLIALMESEAKGFRIVGEAEDGQQALALARLHVPDIIITDIRMPVMDGLSFMMALRKEGISSSVIVVSGYGEFEYAQQAMRAGAADYLLKPINEDNLLPTLNALREKIQLEKARIVHDNKEQLWSFKTSAKQLANDLWNLRELEIEEELNSLQHKLSENRLSAYDMERKLTGYIALLEAEFHYAAGQELPFPRGLGTITHHFDTFTAHMYAAMETIRGIRNWGYGKVTQAAIAYLEQHFGDPDLTLTKIAQQLEVKPANFSHMFKSELGVPFSQYLIRLRMDKAAEQLSESANKVYEVSAAVGFSDYVHFSKMFKRHKGLTPTEYRQNKWK is encoded by the coding sequence ATGATGACCGTCGTTGTTGTCGAAGATGAACCTATCGTAAGAATGGGGCTCATTGCACTTATGGAGTCGGAAGCCAAGGGATTCCGGATTGTGGGTGAAGCAGAGGATGGGCAGCAGGCACTAGCACTGGCCAGACTGCATGTGCCAGACATCATTATTACGGATATTCGCATGCCTGTGATGGACGGATTGAGTTTTATGATGGCTCTTAGGAAGGAAGGAATTTCTTCTTCGGTCATCGTAGTTTCCGGTTATGGGGAATTTGAATACGCTCAACAAGCTATGCGTGCCGGTGCAGCCGATTATTTATTAAAACCGATCAACGAGGATAACCTGCTGCCCACATTAAATGCCTTGCGGGAGAAGATACAGCTAGAGAAAGCACGCATTGTTCATGATAATAAGGAGCAGTTGTGGTCTTTCAAGACAAGTGCCAAACAGTTGGCTAATGATTTATGGAATCTTAGAGAGTTGGAGATTGAGGAAGAACTGAACTCGTTGCAGCATAAGCTTTCGGAAAACAGACTGTCTGCCTATGATATGGAGCGAAAACTGACTGGATATATTGCATTATTGGAAGCGGAATTTCATTATGCGGCGGGGCAAGAATTACCGTTTCCGCGAGGTTTAGGTACAATCACCCATCACTTCGATACATTCACTGCTCATATGTATGCTGCAATGGAAACAATTCGAGGGATAAGGAACTGGGGATACGGCAAAGTTACTCAAGCCGCAATTGCCTATCTGGAGCAGCATTTTGGTGATCCTGATCTTACGCTAACGAAGATTGCGCAGCAGCTTGAAGTAAAGCCCGCTAATTTCAGTCATATGTTTAAATCGGAGCTTGGCGTTCCGTTCAGCCAATATCTGATTCGATTGCGAATGGATAAAGCGGCAGAGCAGCTCTCTGAATCAGCTAACAAAGTTTATGAAGTGAGTGCTGCGGTTGGCTTTTCTGATTACGTGCATTTTTCCAAAATGTTTAAACGGCATAAGGGTCTTACGCCAACCGAATATCGACAGAATAAATGGAAGTAA
- a CDS encoding sensor histidine kinase yields the protein MRIKTMTIKLKLVLLFFGFFCVPFLVLGKFWYDRSMETIEDNAINNSQQLMRQMNYNLDVYFSDIKKATLPLLAHPLVQQFVKIDPNNQYDYYDLSSHIRSDLIPNTVYNRDDIYGLSVISLKGPYYSNIAFSDRVDRYRKEFAENYADNFRILGISRTGDGTEVITVFRRIIDNETYVTAGYLIIDLSLNRTTNIINQAELGKTGMISIVNTDDRYLYHPDSQKWQQLLPDRYKRSFEHINAPYFTNGTGAGKTIVVYNRSAATGLTIVSEVPLRELMEDLIYFRNLTLGFVLLLIILAFVTIFSFSLSITRALSQLMNLMKKVEMGDLSIRAPLRRDEIGSLNRGFNLMLEDLNRLIEMIHTSHLKEKEMAIHQRESKLQMLQARINPHFLYNTLGVINAYAIIAKVKPISQMTVWLSDIFRYSIDNGEDTVSLAEEIQHMFNYIHIQQERYQSLEVDVDLNFDRLKDIHTLRLTVQPIVENAFIHGYEDYSIKPAYIGLRASFDDSGVKLLIIDKGRGMPPDLVDTYNHAFAQMSEEQMLQASAPFGGIGMWNVHSRLRLEFGEPYGLSIVISESFGTIVEIRMPYRKEQSE from the coding sequence ATGCGGATCAAGACGATGACGATCAAGTTAAAGCTGGTTCTGCTTTTCTTCGGCTTCTTCTGTGTGCCCTTTCTAGTTCTTGGCAAGTTCTGGTATGATCGCTCGATGGAAACCATTGAGGATAACGCGATTAACAATAGTCAACAATTGATGCGCCAAATGAACTATAATCTCGATGTGTACTTTTCCGACATTAAGAAAGCGACGCTCCCTCTTCTTGCCCATCCTCTCGTACAGCAGTTTGTCAAAATAGACCCTAATAATCAATATGATTATTATGATTTAAGCTCCCATATCCGATCAGATCTCATTCCTAACACTGTGTATAATCGAGATGATATCTATGGACTTTCCGTCATTTCCCTTAAAGGGCCTTATTATAGCAATATAGCTTTCTCAGATCGTGTAGATAGGTACAGAAAAGAATTCGCAGAGAACTACGCGGACAATTTTCGGATCCTAGGCATCAGCAGGACGGGAGACGGTACGGAGGTTATTACAGTCTTTCGAAGAATCATAGATAATGAAACGTATGTAACAGCAGGTTATCTGATCATTGATTTATCCTTGAACCGAACGACGAACATCATTAATCAAGCTGAACTTGGCAAAACAGGGATGATTTCCATTGTGAACACGGACGACCGCTATTTGTACCACCCTGATTCGCAAAAATGGCAGCAGCTTCTGCCGGATAGGTATAAGCGCAGCTTTGAACATATAAACGCTCCTTACTTTACGAATGGAACAGGTGCAGGCAAGACAATTGTGGTATATAACCGTTCTGCGGCAACGGGGCTAACGATCGTGTCGGAAGTTCCGCTGCGGGAACTCATGGAAGATCTAATCTATTTTCGCAATTTAACGCTGGGCTTTGTCTTACTACTGATCATTTTGGCTTTTGTGACTATTTTCAGCTTTTCACTGTCCATCACGCGTGCACTGTCACAATTAATGAATTTAATGAAAAAAGTGGAGATGGGTGACCTGAGCATACGTGCTCCGCTGCGCAGGGATGAAATTGGAAGTTTGAACAGAGGGTTTAATCTCATGTTAGAAGATTTAAATCGGCTGATTGAAATGATTCATACTTCCCATCTGAAGGAAAAAGAAATGGCTATTCATCAAAGAGAATCGAAGCTGCAAATGCTGCAGGCGAGAATTAATCCTCATTTTCTTTATAATACGTTGGGGGTTATCAATGCTTATGCCATCATTGCCAAGGTTAAACCAATTAGTCAGATGACGGTATGGTTGTCTGATATATTCCGCTATAGCATCGATAATGGGGAGGATACCGTTTCACTTGCTGAGGAAATTCAGCATATGTTCAACTATATTCACATCCAGCAAGAACGTTATCAGAGCTTGGAAGTAGATGTGGATCTGAATTTTGATCGGCTGAAGGATATCCATACGCTTCGTCTCACCGTGCAGCCGATTGTTGAGAATGCCTTTATTCATGGCTACGAGGATTATTCTATCAAGCCTGCGTATATTGGTCTTCGAGCAAGTTTCGATGATTCTGGTGTAAAACTTCTGATTATTGATAAAGGCAGGGGAATGCCGCCGGATCTAGTTGATACGTATAACCATGCTTTTGCCCAAATGTCAGAAGAACAAATGCTGCAAGCGAGTGCTCCATTTGGAGGTATTGGCATGTGGAATGTCCACAGTAGGCTAAGACTCGAGTTTGGCGAACCTTACGGTCTTTCCATTGTGATTTCAGAAAGCTTTGGAACCATTGTAGAGATTAGAATGCCGTATCGGAAGGAGCAATCTGAATGA
- a CDS encoding carbohydrate ABC transporter permease: protein MTVTSLSMIAPLIHLLAVSLSLPEYANAKLVGLWPKGMQFDVYGSIFALDDIWRAMGVSIYITVIGTIVTLLLCSLLAYTLTRPMMPGRKIIMKLIVVTFVFPVPLIPSYLLVKQLGMINSLWSLIIPGAMSAFYVLIIRTFFQGVPGELFEAAKIDGCGEQRIYTRIVLPLSLPVLATITLFHTVSQWNSYFSATIYIRSRELYPLQVLLRNLIVDNGANTGMSDFQLSTQFTPEMMKAGIVLVATLPILIVYPLLQKHFVKGAMLGSVKE from the coding sequence TTGACGGTAACCAGTCTGAGCATGATCGCGCCGCTTATTCATTTATTGGCTGTGTCGCTAAGCCTTCCGGAATATGCGAATGCCAAATTGGTCGGGCTCTGGCCCAAAGGCATGCAGTTCGATGTCTATGGATCCATTTTTGCATTAGACGATATTTGGCGTGCGATGGGCGTGAGTATTTATATTACGGTTATCGGAACAATCGTGACGCTGCTCCTTTGCTCGCTGTTGGCTTATACGCTTACAAGGCCGATGATGCCCGGGCGAAAAATCATAATGAAACTTATTGTCGTTACATTCGTTTTCCCCGTACCCTTAATACCAAGTTACTTATTGGTCAAGCAGCTGGGCATGATTAATTCGCTATGGTCACTCATTATTCCTGGGGCGATGAGCGCCTTTTATGTTCTCATCATCCGTACTTTTTTCCAAGGTGTTCCGGGGGAGTTATTTGAGGCTGCGAAAATCGACGGTTGCGGTGAACAGCGCATTTACACGCGAATTGTATTGCCGTTATCTTTGCCTGTACTAGCTACAATTACCTTATTTCATACGGTCAGTCAGTGGAATTCCTATTTCTCTGCAACTATCTACATTCGTTCGCGAGAGCTGTATCCGCTTCAGGTTCTGCTGCGCAACCTCATCGTAGACAATGGAGCCAATACGGGAATGAGTGATTTTCAGCTCAGTACACAGTTTACGCCAGAAATGATGAAAGCGGGCATCGTATTGGTGGCTACCTTGCCGATTCTGATCGTATACCCGCTCCTTCAAAAGCATTTCGTTAAAGGCGCTATGCTGGGGTCGGTCAAAGAATAG
- a CDS encoding ABC transporter permease, whose product MAIPGLAYFFTFKYIPLVGNIIAFQNYNLFQGLFHSKWVGLDHFLTLFRYDDFWIIMRNSLKLGLYSIFFGFPAPLVLALLLNELRAMWLKRPLQTMLYLPHFLSWVIVGGIFSNLLDVKGWMNQKLHNVGLGPYDFLGNSTTFLGTVISISIWKEIGWGTIIYLAALAGINPSLYEAATMDGASRVRQIWSITLPSLMPAIIVLLLLRVGNLLDANIEQMLMFLNPLVRDVGEVFDTYIYRVGLLESQYSYSTAIGVFKSVIGLILLTLVNTLSKKTTGEGVY is encoded by the coding sequence ATGGCAATACCCGGCTTGGCCTACTTTTTCACCTTCAAATATATCCCGCTGGTGGGCAACATCATTGCTTTTCAGAACTACAACCTCTTTCAAGGGCTTTTCCACAGCAAGTGGGTGGGGTTGGATCATTTTCTTACTTTGTTTCGATATGATGATTTCTGGATTATCATGCGCAACTCCTTAAAGCTGGGCCTTTATTCCATATTTTTTGGATTCCCGGCCCCATTGGTACTAGCCTTGCTGCTGAATGAATTGCGGGCTATGTGGTTGAAACGTCCGCTTCAGACGATGCTGTATTTACCCCATTTCCTGTCCTGGGTCATTGTTGGCGGTATCTTTTCCAATCTTCTTGACGTTAAAGGCTGGATGAATCAAAAGCTGCATAACGTTGGCCTAGGGCCCTATGATTTTCTAGGGAATTCAACCACGTTTCTTGGAACGGTTATATCCATCAGCATTTGGAAAGAAATTGGATGGGGGACCATCATCTATTTGGCCGCGCTAGCCGGGATCAATCCGAGCTTATATGAAGCCGCTACGATGGATGGGGCCAGTCGGGTTCGGCAAATATGGTCGATTACGCTGCCCTCCCTTATGCCAGCAATTATTGTCCTGCTGCTACTAAGAGTCGGGAATTTACTGGATGCCAACATTGAACAAATGCTAATGTTCCTAAACCCGCTTGTGCGAGATGTCGGTGAAGTATTTGATACGTATATTTATAGGGTTGGCTTACTGGAAAGCCAATATAGTTATTCCACGGCAATCGGTGTGTTTAAATCAGTCATCGGATTAATTTTATTGACGCTGGTTAACACATTGAGCAAGAAAACAACCGGTGAAGGTGTTTATTAG
- a CDS encoding extracellular solute-binding protein: protein MKAVSYNSRFLRKRSTVTMVGALMAVVLLAGCGNSTNAPTATSSSSASASEPIHILLSHSEFAYAKQAKEDDIYKKELNRLSGFNVKYDFLGHSDYAQQLSLRFASGDLADLIRTDSVVSTMHSGAVDQGVFLELGPLIDKYAPTLKKKIPAEFWKSPRISKDGKIYGIPVTRGVPADRSIFIRQDWLDKLKMDAPKTLDEYLAFFEAVKKEDMNGNGDPNDEYGLGMFNNIIWTDIFTPAFGVHTNKWSLKNGQLMPDIIDPRMKEAIAFYKQLYDKGYINPNLFVKKEDEQNASIAKGEVGVWGAAVYQYLAGYGKDNAQKTFLNQPNASVSMIAPPQGPRGDKGMALQSDEIYFVWVIPAKTKNPENIIKYLEWAYSSPDADQFFAYGIKGQNFTEENGQIKYDINQPVNVEKNAFQMYQVSLNPREIGFAAPLVLKALPESAKITKGYATSKDSLIPNEAKYMPRLESLASHPELNIGAAQGTLFLDMFAKVLTGREPLDSAFDSFVADWKKRGGDAAIKEATEWYNKFSDKR from the coding sequence TTGAAAGCAGTTTCATATAACTCCCGTTTCCTTCGCAAACGGAGCACGGTCACTATGGTTGGCGCTTTGATGGCTGTTGTCTTGTTAGCTGGATGTGGGAATTCCACTAATGCACCAACAGCAACTTCGTCTTCGAGTGCATCCGCTTCTGAGCCCATTCATATTCTTCTGTCTCATTCGGAATTTGCCTATGCCAAACAAGCGAAAGAAGACGATATTTACAAGAAAGAACTGAACCGACTATCCGGTTTCAATGTGAAGTATGATTTCTTGGGACATAGTGATTATGCCCAGCAGCTATCGCTTAGGTTTGCTTCTGGTGATCTTGCGGACCTGATCCGGACGGACAGCGTAGTTTCTACTATGCACAGTGGTGCTGTCGATCAAGGCGTGTTTCTTGAACTCGGCCCCCTCATTGACAAATATGCACCTACGCTAAAAAAGAAAATACCCGCAGAATTCTGGAAAAGTCCCCGCATTTCCAAGGACGGCAAAATTTATGGCATACCCGTTACCCGTGGGGTGCCGGCTGATCGTTCCATCTTTATTCGCCAAGATTGGCTGGATAAGCTGAAAATGGATGCCCCTAAGACACTTGATGAGTACTTAGCCTTCTTCGAAGCGGTTAAAAAAGAAGATATGAACGGCAATGGCGATCCGAATGATGAGTATGGTTTGGGCATGTTCAACAATATTATTTGGACGGATATTTTCACTCCAGCGTTTGGCGTTCATACGAACAAATGGAGTCTCAAGAATGGGCAGCTCATGCCTGATATTATCGACCCAAGAATGAAGGAAGCGATCGCTTTTTACAAGCAGCTCTACGATAAAGGTTATATCAATCCCAATTTGTTTGTGAAAAAAGAAGATGAACAGAATGCTTCTATCGCTAAGGGGGAAGTTGGCGTATGGGGAGCCGCGGTTTATCAATACTTGGCTGGGTATGGGAAGGATAACGCCCAAAAAACGTTTCTTAATCAGCCTAATGCCTCTGTTAGCATGATTGCTCCTCCACAAGGCCCTCGTGGTGACAAAGGCATGGCGCTGCAATCGGATGAGATTTATTTCGTCTGGGTGATACCAGCCAAAACCAAGAATCCAGAGAACATCATTAAGTATCTGGAGTGGGCTTACAGCAGCCCTGATGCCGATCAATTTTTTGCCTATGGCATAAAAGGACAAAACTTCACGGAAGAAAATGGACAGATTAAATACGATATTAATCAGCCAGTCAATGTAGAGAAGAATGCCTTCCAAATGTATCAGGTTTCACTCAACCCTCGTGAGATCGGATTCGCAGCACCGCTGGTGCTTAAGGCTCTTCCGGAATCAGCCAAGATTACAAAGGGTTATGCCACGTCCAAAGACAGTCTAATTCCGAATGAAGCGAAATATATGCCTCGCTTGGAATCGCTCGCCAGCCATCCGGAATTGAATATTGGCGCTGCGCAAGGCACGCTGTTCCTGGACATGTTTGCCAAGGTGCTTACGGGACGGGAACCGCTTGACTCCGCGTTCGACAGCTTTGTGGCTGATTGGAAAAAACGCGGCGGCGATGCTGCCATTAAAGAAGCGACGGAGTGGTATAACAAATTTAGTGATAAGAGATAA
- the corA gene encoding magnesium/cobalt transporter CorA: MLIYDTAHGLVREEAARFPEPNEVAWIRMENASAEELKHVLGDLYHCHPLLIEDAIKLNQRPKMDVYKNHIFLTFFAVSEELEPREIGIVIGANFVITVYKDPLPFLDQLYHTCQEVEDRLKHPGSILHAILDRCVDDYSVVVDHFDDRLDRMEQAVYQNPGIRIAQDIFQLKRSMHQLRRVIVEERITLSAITHHSFPYTREEDDVYFLDIMDHISRIVDSLDIFRESLTGLLELQMSMKSDRMNEIMKTLTIFSTIFLPLTFIVGLYGMNFKLIPELNWHYGYVFVWIVMILTSGCMWYFFKRKHWF, encoded by the coding sequence ATGCTCATCTATGACACTGCCCACGGCCTTGTCCGTGAGGAAGCCGCTCGCTTTCCTGAACCCAACGAAGTCGCTTGGATACGCATGGAGAATGCATCTGCCGAGGAACTCAAGCATGTGCTCGGAGACCTCTATCACTGCCATCCCCTGCTCATTGAGGATGCCATTAAACTGAATCAAAGACCTAAGATGGATGTGTATAAGAATCACATTTTTCTAACCTTCTTCGCCGTATCTGAAGAGCTGGAACCGCGGGAAATCGGCATTGTGATCGGTGCCAATTTTGTCATAACCGTCTACAAGGACCCTCTTCCCTTCCTGGATCAGTTGTATCATACCTGCCAAGAGGTCGAAGATCGTTTAAAACACCCCGGATCGATTCTGCATGCGATACTGGATCGATGCGTCGATGACTACTCCGTCGTTGTTGACCATTTCGATGATCGCCTCGACCGCATGGAACAAGCCGTGTATCAGAATCCTGGCATTCGCATTGCACAGGATATTTTCCAGCTCAAAAGATCCATGCACCAACTGCGCCGGGTCATCGTCGAGGAACGCATTACGCTATCCGCCATCACACATCACTCCTTCCCCTACACACGTGAAGAAGATGATGTCTATTTCCTAGATATCATGGACCACATCTCGCGAATCGTAGATTCACTCGATATCTTCCGGGAATCACTGACCGGGCTGCTCGAGCTCCAAATGAGCATGAAGTCCGACCGAATGAATGAAATCATGAAGACGTTGACGATCTTCAGCACCATCTTTCTGCCTCTCACTTTCATTGTTGGCCTTTACGGCATGAACTTCAAACTAATTCCCGAGCTTAATTGGCATTATGGCTACGTCTTTGTCTGGATTGTCATGATCCTCACCAGTGGATGCATGTGGTACTTCTTCAAGCGTAAACATTGGTTCTAA
- a CDS encoding methyl-accepting chemotaxis protein, with translation MAKIFSIRVRLILLVLVPSILYLGTSIYLLQQSKTNTDVLASSLYETTDKSTSLILNADRDMYQALTAYQLLVSGTLGPEEKTKQLKDLKDNIDQTNSRVGQAYDILKGKGLLAVAHTETKSTIEQNVAGFHTYFDQWAKEANAVVQSGAAGKGVINDSKLSATFEKGREGMNLIGEILDIYAKTSIEDIRDQNNKTAKTIYISIAILIILLAVSGGVVISIIMRTVKAIMLVTSRVAAGDLRHEPKQTYANDEFGKITESVDTMVFKIKGLIATIAHNTQFVQDASVELSDSSKESASAAEHVATNIQEMTHDVEVQARSSEETSRAIEEMAIGIQRVAENSSVMADHSSLTSRHATIGNDLLGKLQQQITNMLASVEQLSLTVLSLTRKSDQIGLIASSITTFANQTNLLSLNASIEAARAGEHGKGFNVVANEIRKLAAQSIESADGINQLIHETRVEIASVSESMNATKQEASTGSVMMQEVNQSFHTIMASVTHIVTQIHETSAITQQMSASSQEISATMDHSASSTSHILVKSQNVAAATEEQLAMMQNIAAASEQLRSVVNTLNESVAYFKIA, from the coding sequence TTGGCCAAAATATTTTCGATCCGTGTTCGTCTGATTTTATTAGTATTAGTTCCTTCGATTCTGTACTTGGGCACCAGCATTTATTTATTGCAGCAAAGCAAAACCAATACAGATGTATTGGCCTCATCCCTTTATGAGACAACAGACAAGAGCACATCGCTCATTCTCAATGCGGACCGTGATATGTATCAAGCATTAACCGCTTATCAACTTCTGGTTTCGGGTACTTTGGGCCCTGAGGAGAAAACAAAACAGCTTAAGGACTTGAAGGATAACATTGATCAAACGAATTCAAGAGTAGGACAGGCCTATGATATTCTAAAAGGCAAGGGTTTGCTCGCGGTCGCGCATACGGAGACGAAATCGACGATCGAGCAGAACGTAGCAGGTTTCCACACTTACTTTGACCAGTGGGCCAAAGAAGCGAACGCCGTTGTTCAATCAGGAGCCGCAGGCAAGGGCGTAATTAATGATTCGAAGTTAAGTGCGACGTTTGAAAAAGGTCGGGAAGGCATGAATCTAATCGGGGAGATTCTCGATATATATGCGAAAACGAGCATTGAAGATATTCGGGATCAAAATAATAAAACCGCGAAGACGATCTACATTTCGATTGCAATTCTTATCATTTTGCTGGCAGTTTCCGGTGGAGTTGTGATTAGTATTATCATGAGAACGGTTAAAGCCATTATGCTTGTGACCAGTCGAGTTGCTGCAGGAGATCTGCGCCACGAGCCGAAACAGACATATGCGAATGATGAGTTCGGCAAAATAACGGAATCTGTCGATACGATGGTATTCAAAATAAAAGGGCTGATCGCGACGATCGCTCACAATACCCAATTCGTGCAGGATGCCTCGGTTGAGCTGTCAGATAGCTCTAAGGAATCCGCGTCAGCCGCTGAGCATGTTGCAACCAACATTCAAGAAATGACGCATGACGTCGAAGTGCAAGCAAGAAGCAGTGAAGAAACAAGCAGAGCTATTGAAGAGATGGCGATTGGCATTCAACGTGTTGCGGAAAACTCTTCTGTCATGGCAGATCATTCCTCGCTTACGTCCAGACATGCGACAATTGGGAACGACTTGCTTGGCAAGCTGCAGCAGCAGATCACTAACATGCTTGCGTCTGTGGAACAGCTTTCGTTAACTGTACTGTCTTTGACACGCAAATCAGATCAAATCGGGCTTATTGCTTCGAGCATCACGACGTTCGCTAATCAGACGAATCTTTTGTCGCTGAATGCTTCTATTGAGGCGGCGCGGGCGGGGGAGCACGGCAAGGGGTTCAATGTCGTTGCGAATGAAATCCGCAAGCTGGCGGCGCAATCCATCGAATCGGCAGATGGGATTAATCAGCTCATTCACGAGACGAGAGTCGAGATTGCCAGCGTATCTGAGTCGATGAATGCGACGAAGCAAGAAGCGAGTACAGGCTCGGTGATGATGCAGGAAGTAAATCAAAGCTTCCACACGATTATGGCATCCGTCACCCACATTGTGACGCAAATTCATGAAACATCAGCGATTACGCAGCAAATGTCGGCCAGTTCGCAAGAAATATCGGCGACGATGGATCACTCAGCATCCAGTACATCGCATATCCTTGTGAAGTCGCAAAACGTTGCCGCTGCAACCGAAGAACAGCTAGCGATGATGCAAAACATCGCCGCTGCGTCAGAGCAGCTCCGCTCGGTTGTGAATACGTTGAACGAATCCGTCGCATATTTTAAAATCGCATAG
- a CDS encoding SprT family protein, with the protein MEDQELQQWIEMISLESFGRPFVHQARFNRRLRSTGGRYFTKSHDIEISWMQWETFGRDEIEKIIKHELCHYHLHILKRGYQHKDHDFKTLLAQVGGTRFCRSLPRAPQKQAYKYRLECVNCKTEYFRKRKMDVRKYACGHCKGKLKSYTLDLRSPS; encoded by the coding sequence ATGGAGGATCAGGAACTGCAGCAATGGATCGAGATGATCTCTCTGGAATCATTTGGAAGGCCTTTTGTCCATCAGGCGCGTTTTAATCGGAGATTACGGTCAACGGGAGGGCGCTATTTTACGAAATCCCATGATATTGAAATTAGTTGGATGCAGTGGGAGACGTTTGGCCGAGATGAGATTGAGAAGATCATTAAGCATGAACTTTGCCATTATCATTTACATATACTAAAGCGGGGCTATCAGCACAAGGATCACGATTTCAAAACATTGCTAGCGCAAGTGGGAGGTACCCGGTTTTGTCGTTCATTGCCGCGTGCTCCGCAGAAACAAGCCTATAAATACAGACTGGAATGCGTTAATTGTAAAACGGAATATTTTCGCAAACGCAAAATGGATGTTCGGAAATACGCATGTGGCCATTGCAAGGGGAAGTTGAAATCGTATACACTTGACTTACGGTCGCCTTCATAA
- a CDS encoding hydrolase/acyltransferase produces the protein MPQMRYVILKLEQQLEFVEMPSSHAYQLTALNQRLHKELEKLTAQEVPKLPRVIAECDDLELVGTAHTLTQGLDYINNLEKSFAGIQEKSYPLISLLTEIRALQAQLEQWYEDEFEG, from the coding sequence ATGCCACAAATGCGATACGTCATTCTCAAGCTCGAACAACAGCTGGAATTCGTTGAAATGCCCTCATCCCATGCCTATCAATTAACTGCACTCAATCAAAGGCTGCACAAAGAATTAGAGAAACTAACCGCTCAAGAAGTCCCTAAGCTTCCACGCGTTATTGCGGAATGCGATGACTTGGAACTGGTCGGTACAGCGCACACACTTACACAAGGCCTGGATTACATTAATAATTTAGAAAAATCCTTCGCTGGCATTCAAGAAAAATCCTACCCGCTTATTTCCTTACTAACAGAGATCCGCGCCCTTCAAGCGCAGCTCGAACAGTGGTATGAAGATGAATTCGAAGGCTAA
- the cmpA gene encoding cortex morphogenetic protein CmpA encodes MPQWLCNQLMRAFQNKNRRQIRLLNDSWYFYRTRRSQEEWPDTQSTDGPGKRKF; translated from the coding sequence ATGCCGCAATGGCTCTGTAATCAATTAATGCGGGCCTTCCAGAATAAAAACCGCAGACAAATCCGATTGCTGAATGATAGCTGGTACTTTTACCGCACCCGCCGCTCACAAGAGGAGTGGCCTGACACCCAATCGACGGACGGACCGGGCAAACGTAAATTTTGA